A region of the Oceanihabitans sp. IOP_32 genome:
TTTTAACCATACGACATTTCAAAACTAAATTGGTATCATTCACATTTTAATAATCAAAACAAATGAAAACAATATCAATCCCTATTCGTTTCGGTCTCGTTACAAGCGCTGTTCTTGTGGCTTACTTCTTAATTCTTGCTTTGTTTGATAAACACACCAATATTGGTTTCAGTTTTTTTAATGTTGTGATCACTTTGTTTGGTATTTATGAAGCTATACGATTAAAAAAGTTGGAAGATTATAAATCGTTTAGTTATGGCGAAGGATTTAAAACGGGTATCATCACCGGATTTGTAGCAACGCTTTTATTTACAGTTTTTTTCTTGTTTTACACCACAGAGATTGCTCCAGATTTTCTAACAAGATTGTTAGAGAAAATTGGTGGTGTGTTTAAAATAGATATTGGTCTAATTACATTTATTGTTGCGGTAATGGGGCTAACTACAACAGTGGTTTCTACCTTTACCGTCATGCAATTATTAAAAAAAGACAGAAATGATATTCAAAACCAATAAAACGTTTGTAGTTTAATAAATTAGATGTATATTTGCACTCGTTTTTTGAACAAAATTAATTTAATAAAAAATCGCTATGTACGCAATTGTAGAGATAGCAGGGCATCAATTTAAAGTTGAAAAAGACCAAAGAGTTTTTGTTAACCGTTTACAAACAGAAGAAGG
Encoded here:
- a CDS encoding DUF4199 domain-containing protein: MKTISIPIRFGLVTSAVLVAYFLILALFDKHTNIGFSFFNVVITLFGIYEAIRLKKLEDYKSFSYGEGFKTGIITGFVATLLFTVFFLFYTTEIAPDFLTRLLEKIGGVFKIDIGLITFIVAVMGLTTTVVSTFTVMQLLKKDRNDIQNQ